The region CGCGCGCACGCGGCCGGGTTCGAGCGGCAGCGGCTCTTGCGAACGGCGGTCGAGAATGACGAAGTCATTGCCGAGCCCGTGCATCTTGACGAAGGGGATGCGCATCCAAGGCGCATCTATGGTGTGGCAGGCCCCGCGTCCAGAGGCGGCTTAGGCCTGGCGGCGCGCCTGAGGGTCGGCTGCGACTTCGACTTCCGGCGCGACAGCCGTATGCTCGGCTCGCTCAAGCGTGGCTTCACCGTGCCCGGCAACGCCCAGCAGGTTCTTCCCGGCAAGACGTTCGCGGACCTGCGCCGCGTCCTCCGGCTGGCCGTAGAAATAGCCCTGACCCTTGAGGCGGCCCTTGCCCTGCAGCGCCTGCAGGATCTCGTTGTCCTCGATCCCCTCGGCGGTCACCGGCAGTTGCAGCCCTTCGCCCAGCTGGATGATCGCGTCGATCAGCTTCTCGTTGCCGGCCTTGCCGTTGAGTTCGCCGACGAAGCTGCGGTCGATCTTCAGGCGGTCGAACGGCAGCGAGCGAAGCTGCGCGAGGCTGGAATAGCCGGTGCCGAAATCGTCGAGGCTGATCTTGACGCCCTGGTTCTTGAGGCTCGTGATCATCGAGCGCACCTGGCCGATATTCTCGTGCAGGCAGCTCTCGGTGATTTCGATCTCGAGCCGTTCGGCCGGGAAGTTCTGTTCGGTCAGCAGCTTGAGCATGCGCTGGGCGAACCACGGGTCGCGCAGCTGTACGGGCGAAATGTTGACTGACAGCGTGAGGTGCGGTGCCCATTCCTTGGCATCTTCCATCGCGGCGGAAATGAGCTGTTCGGAAAGGCGGCCGATAAGGCCGATTTCCTCGGCCACCGGGATGAAGATGTTCGGTCGCACGAGGCCGAGTTCGGCGGATTTCCACCGGGCGAGCATCTCGAAGCCGACGATCTCGCCGGTCTCGATGTCGATCTGCTGTTCATAGAAGGGTACGAATTCCTTTGCTTCGAGCCCCCGGCGAAGTGCCGTTTCGAGCTCCTTGCGGAAGCGCAGGTCGGTTTCCATCGTCGGATCGAACCAGAAGTGGCGGTTCTTGCCCTGCTTCTTGGCCTGATACATCGCGATGTCGGCGCGGTGGAGCAGGCCTTCGCCGTCGACCTTGCCGTCTTCCGTGTGCTCATCGCCGACTTCGGACGTCGCGACGCCGAGCGATATGGTCACGTCGAGCGGCACGCCGTCGAGGTCGTGTGGGCGCGAGATTGCTGCGGTCAGCTCACTGGCGAGCTGGTCAATCGCATCGGGCGAGCGCTTGTCGAATGCGACGACGCAGGCGAACTCGTCGCCCCCAAGCCGCGCAAGGAGCGCGTCGTCGGGGAGCGTGTTGCGCATGCGGTTGGCCACTTCGACCAGCAGCTGGTCGCCTACCTTGTGGCCGTTGAGGTCGTTGACCTGTTTGAAGTTGTCGAGGTCGACCATCATGAAGGCGACGCGCTTCGCATTATCGGCGCAATTCGCGATCAGCTCGTCGGTTGCAGGCGTGACGCTGCGTCGGTTGAGGCAGCCGGTCAACGGATCGGTTTCGGCGAGGATACGGGCGCGTTCTTCGGAGTCGCGGCGATGTTCGATCTCCGACATCAGCTCGCGGTAACGGCGCAGGCCGAAGACGATCAGGGCGATATTGAGGAGAAGGGCATTGAGGAGGACGTAGTTCGGCCCAGTGTCGTTGTAGACCCAGCTGCGGATGATCTGCGGCAGGATGGCGCCGCCGGTACCGATGAACATGAGGATCGCCGCGATGGCGATACCGAGTGCGACCACGTCGCGTTCAACTCTTTTCCGTACGCGACGGACAGGATCGATGATTTTTGCCATGCGACTGCGATCGACTGCGCGACCTTTCCCCCTTTGGCACCTTCCTTCGCTCGCTATGCAAGTTCACGATAAACATCCCGTTAATTTTGAAAGCCTTGGCGACAGCACCCGGCGAAACGTTGGACAGCGGCAGTCTTCACCACCAAGATCGGGGCGTATTTTCTTTGAAGAAGGCAATGAAGCATGGCGCGATACTGGCTCATGAAATCGGAACCCGACGAATACGGGTGGGACGATTTGGCGGCCAAGGGCGAGGGGCTGTGGGACGGCGTGCGCAACCACCGCGCGAAGAACAATCTCGCAGCGATGGAGGAGGGCGACCAGGCCTTCTTCTATCATTCCAACAAGGGTCTCGAGATCGTCGGCATCATGGAGGTGAGCGAAGCCGGGCTGACCGATCCGGCCGACCCGGAAGGGAAATGGGCCGCGGTCAGGGTGAAGCCGGTTCGCAAGCTCGACCGGCCTGTTACGCTCAAGGAAATCAAGGCCGAACCCGCGCTTGCCGAGATGGAACTGGTCAAGCTGATGCGCCTGTCCGTCAGCGAGGTTCGCAAGGACGAATGGGACCGCATCATCGCGATGAGCGAGGGCTGAGGACGGCGCCAAGAGGCTGCGCGTCGTAAAGTTACGCGGTTAATGTCCCATCCCGCGACAGGCCTGATTTTGCGGGAGGCGGATGGTTACCAATCGGTTAAGACGCCTGCATGCGCAGATCGCTTGTTCTTTCCGACGAAACCGCCCGCCACCCGTTCCTGGCAACGCTTCCGCCGCATGTCCGCAAGGGCGAAGACGCGGTTCCGGCCCGGCACTGGCTGTCGCTCACCAAGGACGACATCTCGGGCTTTGCGACTGCCTATGCAGCCTGCTTCATCGCGGTGCTGGTCTTCATCATCTGATATGAGCGGCCCGAGGGCCGGCAATCATACGAGCGAGTGATCCGTCTCGTTCTTGTAGAGCCGGTGGCCGAGCCATGCCGAGACGAGGCACATCGCTGCGCTCAGCAGCAATTGCTCGACGATCGGAATGCCGATCGCATTGAGCGACATCGCCAGCAGAGAACCGACGACCATTGCGCCCGAATTGACGATGTTGTTCGCCGCGATGGTCCGCGCCGCCTGCTCGGGCTTCACCCGCGTGGTCAGGAAAGCGTAGAGCGGGACGACGAACATGCCTCCTGCCACCGAGATGCCGAGCAGGCAAAGCAGCAGCACCGTCGCCATCGGCCAGCTGAGGAACTCCATGAAGTCGAGCAGGTCGCTCGGCGGGTCGGCCGCCCATAGCTTCGACACGATGTAGAAGGCGACAACGAACAGCCCCATGAAGATGACCGAGATCGGTGCATAGCGCGCCGATACGCGTCCCTTGAGCAGGGCGTTGATCGACACCGAGCCAACCGCAACACCGATCGAGAAGACGACGAGGAAAAGGCTGGCGACTTCCGGCTCGGCCATGATGACGTTCTTGGCGAGCGGGAAGAACTGGATGAACAGCACCGAACCGATGGTCCAGAAGAAGCTGATGGCGAGGATCGCGTAGAACACCTCTCGGTTGTGCATCGTCTCGGCGATCAGGTTCTTCGAGGAGCGGAAAATGTTCCAGTCGAGCTTTTCCTGCGCGCCTTGCGGCGGCGCATCGGGCACCTGGCGCGAGACGAAATAGCCGACCACCGAGGTGATGATGATCCCCGCTGCGGCAAATTGCACGTCGATCCATCCGGCGAGGATCGTGCCTGCGAGGATCGCGATATAGGTGCCCGCCTCGACGAGGCCGGTGCCGGCGAGTACCTCTTCCTTGCGCAGGTGCTGCGGAAGGATCGCGTATTTGATCGGGCCGAGGAAAGTCGACTGCACGCCTGTCAGGAAGAGCGCGAGCAGGAGGAGGGGTATGGCGATCAGCTCGACCGCGATGCCTTTCCACGCAAGGTAGAGTCCCGCCGCACCGATCACCATCAGCCCGATCTCGCACGCCTTCACCGTCCGGATGATTGCGGCCTTGTCGCGCATGTCGGCGAGCTGGCCGGCGAGAGCGGAAAGGACGAAGAACGGGAGGATGAACAGGCCCGATGCGACTGCGCTGAAAGCACCTTCGGTCTGGGGCGAATTGAACACCTCGTAGACCACGAAGAGGACCATCGCGTTCTTGTAGAGGTTATCGTTGAAAGCGTTGAAAAGCTGCGTGACGAAGAGCGGCAAGAAGCGCCGGCGGCGCAGTAGGTGCGTCGATGTCGTCATTAAACCCTGCTGCTTGCTGCGGCCCCTGCAGCCGGGTCTAACGCATATGACCCTTGGGACAAGGCCAATCATTGTCTTTTGCCCGCCGCAGGTCTGGTCTAGGGGAGGCAGGATGCTGACCCTGCCCAACATTCTCACGCTGTCGCGCATCGTCGCGGTGCCGCTGCTGGCGGCGCTGTTGTGGTGGCCGGAATGGAAGGTCGGCTACGCCCTGGCCTTCGCGCTCTACTGCCTCATGGGCATTACCGATTACTTCGACGGCTACCTCGCCCGGTCGAGCGGGACGGTGTCGAAACTCGGCATTTTCCTCGACCCTATCGCCGACAAGATCATGGTCGCCGCGGTGATCCTCGTGCTGACGGCACAGGGATATCTCCGCGGCCCATATGGCGGGGACGTCCACGTTATTGCCGGGCTGGTCATCCTGATGCGCGAGATCGCCGTGTCGGGGCTGCGCGAATTCCTCGCCGGGCTGCAGGTGTCGGTACCCGTGACCAAGCTCGCCAAGTGGAAGACGACGTTGCAGCTGGTCGCCCTGGGCGCGCTGATCCTGGGGGGCGCGGTTCACGGTCCGCCGCCGACGCTGGTGTCGGAGATCGAGCGTCCGCTGGCCGATCAATGGGTCCACCTCGTCGGTCTCGCGAGCCTGTGGGGCGCCGCGATCCTGACGCTGGTGACCGGTTGGGATTACCTGAGGGTCGGCCTCAAGCACATGGACTGAAGGCCTTTTCGGGCCCGTCAGCCGATCAGCGGAAGGCCGAAGCGGTCGCGCGGATCGTCGCGGTCGAATTCACTGTTCGGAACGTAGCCGAACTGCTCGACCACCGTCTGGTGCAGCGGGGTTTCGAACTTGATGCCGGCGTTCTTCTCGATGCGCCAGACAACGCGTCCGTTGACGATGACCTTGGGCTGCAGGCGCAGGCGGATCTGGGTGCCTTCGTCGATCGCCTCGTCGGGCGTTTCGATCATGCAGCCGCCGCATGAAAGGTTGTAGAGCTTAACTACGCCCCGTTTTCCGTCGACTGCGCACTCGATTTCCTGATCGGTGGAGAATCGGTTGTATGACCGCATTTCCATAGTTCCCTCGCCTTTCCGAGGGCACTTGTTAGCGCTCAATTTACCAAGAAAGCGTGAACGGTCACAATCGGACCGGACGGATCAGCCTGCGCGAAGTTCTTCTGCAAGCAGGCGAAATTCGTCTGCGCGGGGCGAATTCTTGCGCCAGATGAGCGCGATTTCCCGGCTCGCATTGGCCGATTTGACCGGCCGCGCGACGATTTTGGTGTTGTCGAGGATGCCGGCGTCGATCGCCATCTGGGGCAGCATGGTCAGGCCAAGTCCGTTGTCGACCATCTGTACGAGCGTATGCAGGCTCGTGCCGATCATGGTCGCGCTGGCCCGCAATTCCGGGCGCGCACATGCCGCAAGCGAGTGTTCGCGCAGGCAGTGACCGTCCTCGAGCAGCAAGAGGCGCCCCTCGTCGATCATCGAGGGCGGAATGGTCTCGGGCGGGTCGCGCGGATCGTTTTCCGGGAAGGCGACGTACAGCTTGTCTTCGCCGATATGCTCGTACTCGACCTCGCCGGTATCGAAGGGGAGGGCGAGGAGCACGCAATCGACCCGGCCATGATGGAGCGATTCGACTGCGTCCTGGCTGGTTTCCTCGCGCAGCATCAGCTTGAGGTTGGGCCGCTCCGTGCGCAGGCGCGGCAGGATGCGCGGCAGCATGAAGGGCGCGATTGTCGGGATGACGCTCATGCGCAGTTCGCCCGACAGCGGCTTGCCGCTCGCCTGGACGAGGTCGCTAAGTTCCTCCGCCTCGCGCAGCAGGCGATGGGCCTTGGCGACAACCTGTTCGCCCAGCGGAGTAAAGCGCACCACGCGGCGGCTGCGCTCGACCAGCGTCACGCCGAGCAGGGTTTCCAGCTCGCGGATGCCCGCCGAGAGCGTCGACTGCGAAACGAAGCTCGCCTCCGCAGCGCGGCCGAAATGCCCGTGCTCGTGCAGCGCGACGAGATATTGCAGCTGCTTGATGGTGGGCAGGTAGGTGCTCATTCGGCGGCGTGTGCCTCTTCGGTCTGGGCGGCCTCGGCCTGATCTTCAGCCTGTTCGACGGCAAGGTCTTCCTGCGCCTGAGCCAGGTCGTCGGCCATGTCGTCGATATGCGTCATGTGCAGCTTTCCGCCCTTCACGGCGAAAGCGAGCTTGCCTTCGACCAGTTCGAGCGCGTCGCGGCCGAAGACTTCGTAGCGCCAGCCCTTGAGGATCGGCAGGTCGCGGATGCCGGCGGCGAGCGCCTCCATCTCGTCGGCCTTGGTCAGCAGGCGGCTGGCGACGTCGATCTCGCGCGCACGGATCTTGAGCAGCAGCTTGAGGAGGTCGGCAACAAGCGCGCCTTCCTTGCCGAGCGGCGCGCCGCGCTTCATCTTCGCCGGCATCTCGCTCTTCGATAGTGGCTCGGCCTGCGCGATGACCTTCATCAGGCGCTTGCCGATGTCGTTGTCCTTCCACGCCTGGCTGAGGCCGCGCACTTTCACGAGGTCGGCCTGCTTCTTGGGCGGATGGCTGGCGATGTCGGCCAGCGTCTCGTCGCGCATGATGCGGCCGCGCGGGATGTTCTTGTGCTGCGCCTCGCCTTCGCGCCAGGCTGCGAGTGCCTTGAGGCGGCCGAGGACGGTCGGATTGCGCCCGGCCTGGCGGATACGCTTCCACGCGCGGTCGGGTTCGATGCGGTAGTTTTCCGGGTCGGCGAGTTTTTCCATCTCGGCATCGAGCCAGCTGCCGCGATCGGTCTTGATCAGCTTTTTCAGGATCTTGGGGAAGATCTTTGCCAGGTGCGTCACGTCGCCGATGGCATATTCGATCTGCCGGTCGGTCAGCGGACGGCGGCTCCAGTCGGTGAAGCGCGCGCCCTTGTCGACCGTGATGCCGAGCCAGCTCTCGACGAGGTTGGCATAGCCGATCTGTTCCGACTGGCTGATCGCCATCATCGCGATCTGCGTGTCGAAGATCGGGTGCGGCGTCTTGCCGGTGAGGTTGTAGATGATCTCCACGTCCTGCCCGCCGGCATGAAAGATCTTGAGGACCTCCTCGTTGTCGGTCAGCAGGTCGAGCAGGGGCTTCATGTCGAGCCCGTCTGCAAGCGGGTCGATCGCCGCCGCTTCCTCCTCGTTGCCGATCTGCACGAGGCACAGTTCCGGCCAATAGGTGTTCTCGCGCATGAACTCGGTGTCCACGCAAACGAAGTCGGATTTGGCGAGGCGGGTGCAGAGCTCTTCCAGCTCCGCGGTCTTTGTAATCAGGTCGTGTATTTTCATCGTTCTTGTCTGTATGTGGGCGGAGTACCGCCGCTCGGGTTCGTTCCCTCGGGCGCGCACGGCTTGACAAAGCCGGTCGCATCCCCTGTTAGCGCGCGCGATATTCGCGCGACGCGCCACCAGTGGGCGCGCCCTTAGCGCCATAGCTCCGAAAATGGAAAGATTTTAGATGCACGCCTATCGTACCCACAACTGCGCAGCCCTGACCAAGGCCGATGTCGGCGAAACCGTCCGTCTTTCCGGCTGGGTCCACAACAAGCGCGACCACGGCGGCGTGCTGTTCGTCGACCTGCGCGACCACTACGGCATCACGCAGATCGTCGCCGACAGCGACAGCGAGGCGCTGCCGGTGCTCGAGAAGCTGAAGCTGGAATCGGTCATCACCATCGACGGCAACGTGAAGGCGCGCGACGAAGTTGCAGTGAATGCGAACCTCCCGACCGGCGAGATCGAGGTCTTCGCCCGCTCCGTCACAGTGCAGAGCCGCGCGGAAGACATGCCGCTGATCGTCAACCAGGCGGAAGACTATCCCGAAGAAACGCGCCTCAAGTATCGATTCGTCGATCTGCGCCGCGAGCGCGTCCACAACAACATCATGCTGCGCAACCGCGTCATCACCTCGCTGCGCCAGCGCATGATCGAGCAGGGCTTCAGCGAGTTCCAGACGCCGATCCTGG is a window of Erythrobacter sp. HKB08 DNA encoding:
- a CDS encoding putative bifunctional diguanylate cyclase/phosphodiesterase; this translates as MVALGIAIAAILMFIGTGGAILPQIIRSWVYNDTGPNYVLLNALLLNIALIVFGLRRYRELMSEIEHRRDSEERARILAETDPLTGCLNRRSVTPATDELIANCADNAKRVAFMMVDLDNFKQVNDLNGHKVGDQLLVEVANRMRNTLPDDALLARLGGDEFACVVAFDKRSPDAIDQLASELTAAISRPHDLDGVPLDVTISLGVATSEVGDEHTEDGKVDGEGLLHRADIAMYQAKKQGKNRHFWFDPTMETDLRFRKELETALRRGLEAKEFVPFYEQQIDIETGEIVGFEMLARWKSAELGLVRPNIFIPVAEEIGLIGRLSEQLISAAMEDAKEWAPHLTLSVNISPVQLRDPWFAQRMLKLLTEQNFPAERLEIEITESCLHENIGQVRSMITSLKNQGVKISLDDFGTGYSSLAQLRSLPFDRLKIDRSFVGELNGKAGNEKLIDAIIQLGEGLQLPVTAEGIEDNEILQALQGKGRLKGQGYFYGQPEDAAQVRERLAGKNLLGVAGHGEATLERAEHTAVAPEVEVAADPQARRQA
- the rnd gene encoding ribonuclease D, whose protein sequence is MKIHDLITKTAELEELCTRLAKSDFVCVDTEFMRENTYWPELCLVQIGNEEEAAAIDPLADGLDMKPLLDLLTDNEEVLKIFHAGGQDVEIIYNLTGKTPHPIFDTQIAMMAISQSEQIGYANLVESWLGITVDKGARFTDWSRRPLTDRQIEYAIGDVTHLAKIFPKILKKLIKTDRGSWLDAEMEKLADPENYRIEPDRAWKRIRQAGRNPTVLGRLKALAAWREGEAQHKNIPRGRIMRDETLADIASHPPKKQADLVKVRGLSQAWKDNDIGKRLMKVIAQAEPLSKSEMPAKMKRGAPLGKEGALVADLLKLLLKIRAREIDVASRLLTKADEMEALAAGIRDLPILKGWRYEVFGRDALELVEGKLAFAVKGGKLHMTHIDDMADDLAQAQEDLAVEQAEDQAEAAQTEEAHAAE
- a CDS encoding EVE domain-containing protein, which gives rise to MARYWLMKSEPDEYGWDDLAAKGEGLWDGVRNHRAKNNLAAMEEGDQAFFYHSNKGLEIVGIMEVSEAGLTDPADPEGKWAAVRVKPVRKLDRPVTLKEIKAEPALAEMELVKLMRLSVSEVRKDEWDRIIAMSEG
- a CDS encoding MFS transporter yields the protein MTTSTHLLRRRRFLPLFVTQLFNAFNDNLYKNAMVLFVVYEVFNSPQTEGAFSAVASGLFILPFFVLSALAGQLADMRDKAAIIRTVKACEIGLMVIGAAGLYLAWKGIAVELIAIPLLLLALFLTGVQSTFLGPIKYAILPQHLRKEEVLAGTGLVEAGTYIAILAGTILAGWIDVQFAAAGIIITSVVGYFVSRQVPDAPPQGAQEKLDWNIFRSSKNLIAETMHNREVFYAILAISFFWTIGSVLFIQFFPLAKNVIMAEPEVASLFLVVFSIGVAVGSVSINALLKGRVSARYAPISVIFMGLFVVAFYIVSKLWAADPPSDLLDFMEFLSWPMATVLLLCLLGISVAGGMFVVPLYAFLTTRVKPEQAARTIAANNIVNSGAMVVGSLLAMSLNAIGIPIVEQLLLSAAMCLVSAWLGHRLYKNETDHSLV
- a CDS encoding PilZ domain-containing protein, translating into MEMRSYNRFSTDQEIECAVDGKRGVVKLYNLSCGGCMIETPDEAIDEGTQIRLRLQPKVIVNGRVVWRIEKNAGIKFETPLHQTVVEQFGYVPNSEFDRDDPRDRFGLPLIG
- the pgsA gene encoding CDP-diacylglycerol--glycerol-3-phosphate 3-phosphatidyltransferase codes for the protein MLTLPNILTLSRIVAVPLLAALLWWPEWKVGYALAFALYCLMGITDYFDGYLARSSGTVSKLGIFLDPIADKIMVAAVILVLTAQGYLRGPYGGDVHVIAGLVILMREIAVSGLREFLAGLQVSVPVTKLAKWKTTLQLVALGALILGGAVHGPPPTLVSEIERPLADQWVHLVGLASLWGAAILTLVTGWDYLRVGLKHMD
- a CDS encoding hydrogen peroxide-inducible genes activator encodes the protein MSTYLPTIKQLQYLVALHEHGHFGRAAEASFVSQSTLSAGIRELETLLGVTLVERSRRVVRFTPLGEQVVAKAHRLLREAEELSDLVQASGKPLSGELRMSVIPTIAPFMLPRILPRLRTERPNLKLMLREETSQDAVESLHHGRVDCVLLALPFDTGEVEYEHIGEDKLYVAFPENDPRDPPETIPPSMIDEGRLLLLEDGHCLREHSLAACARPELRASATMIGTSLHTLVQMVDNGLGLTMLPQMAIDAGILDNTKIVARPVKSANASREIALIWRKNSPRADEFRLLAEELRAG